In Mesorhizobium sp. 113-3-3, a genomic segment contains:
- the gltB gene encoding glutamate synthase large subunit: protein MTDMTLSATNGQAAQTKAAAVKNTSRTNTGRTETGRTDIGQTAFAPRGLYDPRNEHDACGVGFIVNMKGVKSHQIVKDGLAVLENLTHRGAVGADPLVGDGAGVLVQLPDQFFREEMAAQGVELPPAGQYGVGHWFMPQDAALRAHIEDIIAESAQSEGLPLIGFRDVPVDNSSLSKAPDIVASEPFHRQVFIGRTADIPDDEEYEARLYLLRKVISGRIYAENDNKDIGAYCVSLSARTIVYKGMFLAYQVGAYYKDLKDSRFETALILVHQRFSTNTFPSWKLAHPYRMVAHNGEINTVRGNNNWMAARQASVDSELFGNNISKLWPISYDGQSDTACFDNALEFLFQGGYSLSHAMMMLIPEAWAGNKLMDADRKAFYEYHAALMEPWDGPAAVAFTDGRQIGATLDRNGLRPARYIVTDDDRVIMASEAGVLPVPEERIVKKWRLQPGRMLLIDLAKGRIVPDEEIKSEIATRHPYKTWLANTQLILEDLKPVEPRALRKDVSLLDRQQAFGYTQEDTKLLMSPMATTGQEAVGSMGTDTPISAMSDKSKLLYTYFKQNFAQVTNPPIDPIREELVMSLVSFIGPRPNIFDLVGNSRRKRLEVRQPILTNGDLEKIRSIGHTEDRFDTKTIDITYGSNEGAAGMQGAIDRLCERAEAAVAGGYNIIILSDRQLGPDRIAIPALLATAAVHHHLIRKGLRTSVGLVVESGEPREVHHFCCLAGYGAEAINPYLAFDTLLDMHKRGELPEEVDAYEVVSRYIKSIGKGILKVMSKMGISTYQSYCGAQIFDAIGLKTDFVEKYFTGTATLIEGVGLDEVAGETVSRHTDGFGNDPVLRNSLEVGGEYLFRMRGEAHMWSPDAVATLQHAVRQGSWETFKDYSAQIDSETARAQTIRGLFKIRLAEDTGRKKVALDDVMPAAEIVKRFSTGAMSFGSISREAHTTLARAMNQIGGKSNTGEGGEEADRYLPLPGGGKNPERSAIKQVASGRFGVTAEYLVNSDVMQIKVAQGAKPGEGGQLPGHKVDATIAKVRHSTPGVGLISPPPHHDIYSIEDLAQLIYDLKNVNPAADVSVKLVSEVGVGTVAAGVAKARADHITISGYDGGTGASPLTSLKHAGSPWEMGLAETHQTLVLNGLRSRVALQVDGGLRTGRDVIIGALLGADEFGFSTAPLIAAGCIMMRKCHLNTCPVGVATQDPVLRKRFKGTPEHVINFFFYVAEEVRGLLAEMGYTHIDQIIGDSDLLEKRDVIQHWKARGLDFSKMFYKPDAPHEAVHWTERQKHPIDDVLDRKLIELAKPALEAKQPVKIEVDIRNVDRSTGAMLSGEVAKRFKHKGLREDTIQVKLTGTAGQSFGAFLARGISFELVGAGNDYVGKGLSGGRIVIRPPEEARIVAADSIIVGNTVLYGATEGEAYFAGVAGERFAVRNSGVAAVVEGVGDHGCEYMTGGVVVVIGKTGRNFAAGMSGGVAYVLDEAGDFAERCNMAMVELEPVPEEDDLMERLLHHGGDLDHKGRVDVSGDMTSHDEERLYQLISNHVHYTGSVRGREILDDWATFRPKFRKIMPVEYRRALIEMERMRMGVAAE, encoded by the coding sequence ATGACGGACATGACGCTCTCTGCGACGAACGGCCAGGCCGCGCAGACGAAAGCGGCTGCCGTCAAAAATACGTCCCGAACCAACACTGGGCGAACCGAGACTGGCCGAACCGACATCGGCCAAACCGCTTTTGCCCCTCGGGGCCTCTACGATCCGCGCAACGAACATGATGCCTGCGGCGTCGGCTTCATCGTCAACATGAAGGGCGTGAAGTCGCACCAGATCGTCAAGGACGGCCTTGCCGTGCTTGAAAACCTGACGCATCGCGGCGCCGTCGGCGCCGACCCGCTGGTCGGCGACGGCGCCGGCGTGCTGGTGCAGCTTCCCGACCAGTTCTTCCGTGAGGAGATGGCCGCCCAGGGCGTCGAACTGCCGCCCGCGGGCCAATATGGCGTCGGACACTGGTTCATGCCGCAGGACGCGGCACTTCGCGCCCATATCGAGGACATCATCGCCGAATCGGCGCAGTCCGAAGGCCTGCCGCTCATCGGCTTCCGCGACGTGCCCGTCGACAATTCGTCGCTGTCGAAGGCGCCCGACATCGTCGCGTCCGAGCCGTTCCACCGCCAGGTGTTCATCGGCCGTACGGCTGACATTCCCGATGACGAGGAATACGAGGCCCGGCTCTATCTGCTTCGCAAGGTCATCTCGGGCCGCATCTATGCCGAGAACGACAACAAGGACATCGGCGCCTATTGCGTGTCGCTGTCGGCGCGCACCATCGTCTACAAGGGCATGTTCCTGGCCTATCAGGTCGGCGCCTACTACAAGGACCTCAAGGATTCGCGCTTCGAGACCGCGCTGATTCTTGTCCACCAGCGTTTCTCGACCAACACCTTCCCGTCTTGGAAGCTGGCGCATCCCTACCGCATGGTCGCCCACAATGGCGAGATCAACACGGTGCGCGGCAACAACAACTGGATGGCGGCGCGCCAGGCATCAGTCGATTCCGAACTGTTCGGCAACAACATCTCGAAGCTCTGGCCGATCTCCTATGACGGCCAGTCCGACACGGCGTGCTTCGACAACGCGCTCGAGTTCTTGTTCCAGGGCGGCTACAGCCTCAGCCACGCCATGATGATGCTGATTCCGGAAGCCTGGGCCGGCAACAAGCTCATGGATGCCGACCGCAAGGCTTTCTACGAATACCATGCCGCGCTGATGGAACCGTGGGACGGGCCGGCCGCGGTCGCCTTCACCGATGGCCGCCAGATCGGCGCCACGCTCGACCGCAACGGCCTGCGCCCGGCACGCTACATCGTCACCGACGATGACCGCGTCATCATGGCTTCCGAGGCCGGTGTGCTGCCGGTGCCGGAGGAGAGGATCGTCAAGAAGTGGCGGCTGCAGCCTGGCCGCATGCTGTTGATCGATCTTGCCAAGGGCCGCATCGTGCCCGACGAGGAGATCAAGTCGGAGATCGCCACCAGGCACCCTTACAAGACCTGGCTCGCCAACACGCAGCTCATCCTGGAAGATCTGAAGCCGGTCGAACCGCGCGCGCTGCGCAAGGATGTCAGCCTGCTCGATCGCCAGCAGGCGTTCGGCTACACCCAGGAAGACACCAAGCTGTTGATGTCGCCGATGGCGACCACCGGCCAGGAAGCCGTGGGTTCGATGGGCACCGACACGCCGATCTCGGCGATGTCGGACAAGTCGAAGCTGCTCTACACCTATTTCAAGCAGAACTTCGCCCAGGTCACCAACCCGCCGATCGACCCGATCCGCGAGGAACTGGTGATGAGCCTGGTGTCCTTCATCGGTCCCAGGCCGAACATCTTCGACCTGGTCGGTAATTCGCGCCGCAAGCGGCTCGAAGTGCGCCAGCCGATCCTGACCAATGGCGATCTGGAAAAGATCCGTTCCATCGGCCACACCGAGGACCGTTTCGACACCAAGACGATCGACATCACCTATGGCTCGAATGAGGGCGCTGCCGGCATGCAGGGCGCCATCGATCGCCTGTGCGAGCGGGCGGAGGCGGCGGTCGCCGGCGGCTACAACATCATCATTCTGTCCGATCGCCAGCTCGGCCCGGACCGCATCGCCATTCCCGCACTGCTGGCGACGGCGGCGGTGCATCATCACTTGATCCGCAAGGGGCTGCGCACCTCGGTCGGCCTGGTCGTGGAATCCGGCGAGCCGCGCGAAGTGCACCATTTCTGCTGCCTTGCCGGCTATGGCGCCGAAGCGATCAACCCCTATCTCGCCTTCGATACGTTGCTCGACATGCACAAGCGCGGCGAGCTGCCGGAAGAGGTCGACGCCTACGAGGTGGTGTCGCGCTACATCAAGTCGATCGGCAAGGGCATCCTCAAGGTGATGTCCAAGATGGGCATCTCGACCTACCAGTCCTATTGCGGCGCGCAGATCTTCGACGCCATCGGGCTGAAGACCGATTTCGTCGAGAAGTATTTCACCGGCACGGCGACGCTCATCGAAGGCGTCGGGCTGGACGAGGTCGCCGGCGAAACCGTCAGCCGCCACACGGACGGTTTCGGCAACGATCCGGTGCTGCGCAACAGCCTCGAAGTCGGCGGCGAATATCTCTTCCGCATGCGCGGCGAGGCGCATATGTGGTCGCCCGACGCGGTCGCCACCTTGCAGCACGCCGTGCGCCAGGGTTCGTGGGAGACGTTCAAGGACTATTCGGCGCAGATCGACAGCGAGACGGCGCGCGCGCAGACCATCCGCGGCCTGTTCAAGATCAGGCTGGCTGAGGACACCGGCCGCAAGAAGGTCGCGCTCGACGACGTCATGCCGGCGGCCGAGATCGTCAAGCGCTTCTCGACCGGGGCGATGTCGTTCGGTTCGATCTCCAGGGAGGCGCACACCACGCTGGCGCGCGCCATGAACCAGATCGGCGGCAAGTCGAACACCGGCGAGGGCGGCGAAGAGGCCGACCGCTATCTGCCGCTGCCCGGCGGCGGCAAGAACCCGGAACGCTCGGCGATCAAGCAGGTCGCTTCCGGGCGGTTCGGCGTGACGGCCGAATACCTCGTCAATTCCGACGTCATGCAGATCAAGGTCGCGCAGGGTGCGAAGCCCGGCGAGGGCGGCCAGTTGCCCGGCCACAAGGTCGACGCGACCATCGCCAAGGTCCGGCATTCGACGCCGGGCGTCGGCCTGATCTCGCCGCCGCCGCATCACGACATCTATTCGATCGAGGATCTGGCGCAGCTGATCTACGATCTGAAGAACGTCAACCCGGCGGCCGACGTGTCGGTCAAGCTGGTGTCGGAAGTCGGTGTCGGCACCGTCGCGGCCGGTGTCGCCAAGGCGCGCGCCGACCACATCACCATCTCGGGCTATGATGGCGGCACCGGCGCCTCGCCGCTGACCTCGCTCAAGCATGCCGGCAGCCCGTGGGAAATGGGCCTGGCCGAGACGCACCAGACGCTGGTGCTGAACGGCCTGCGTTCGCGCGTTGCGCTGCAGGTCGATGGCGGCCTGCGCACCGGGCGCGACGTCATCATCGGCGCGCTGCTCGGCGCCGACGAGTTCGGCTTCTCGACCGCGCCGCTGATCGCGGCCGGGTGCATCATGATGCGCAAGTGCCACCTCAACACCTGTCCGGTTGGCGTCGCCACGCAGGACCCGGTGCTGCGCAAGCGCTTCAAGGGCACGCCCGAGCACGTCATCAACTTCTTCTTCTACGTGGCGGAAGAGGTGAGGGGGCTGCTCGCCGAAATGGGTTACACCCATATCGACCAGATCATCGGCGACAGCGATCTGCTGGAAAAGCGCGACGTGATCCAGCACTGGAAGGCGCGGGGCCTCGACTTCTCCAAGATGTTCTACAAGCCCGATGCGCCGCATGAGGCAGTACACTGGACCGAACGGCAGAAGCATCCGATCGACGACGTGCTCGACCGCAAGCTGATCGAGCTGGCCAAGCCGGCGCTTGAGGCCAAGCAGCCGGTCAAGATCGAGGTCGACATCCGCAATGTCGACCGTTCGACCGGCGCCATGCTGTCGGGCGAAGTGGCCAAGCGCTTCAAGCACAAGGGCCTGCGCGAGGACACCATCCAGGTGAAGCTGACCGGTACCGCCGGCCAGTCCTTCGGCGCCTTCCTGGCGCGCGGCATCTCGTTCGAACTCGTCGGCGCCGGCAATGACTATGTCGGCAAGGGCCTGTCGGGCGGGCGCATCGTCATCCGGCCGCCGGAAGAGGCCAGGATCGTCGCGGCCGACTCCATCATCGTCGGCAATACGGTGCTCTATGGCGCGACCGAGGGCGAAGCCTATTTCGCCGGTGTTGCCGGCGAGCGTTTCGCGGTGCGCAATTCGGGCGTTGCTGCCGTCGTCGAAGGCGTCGGCGACCATGGCTGCGAATACATGACCGGCGGTGTCGTCGTCGTCATCGGCAAGACCGGCCGCAACTTCGCCGCCGGCATGTCGGGCGGCGTCGCCTATGTGCTGGACGAGGCGGGCGATTTCGCCGAGCGCTGCAACATGGCCATGGTCGAGCTGGAGCCGGTACCGGAAGAAGACGATCTGATGGAAAGGCTGCTGCACCATGGCGGCGATCTCGACCACAAGGGCCGCGTCGACGTGTCCGGCGACATGACCAGCCATGACGAGGAACGGCTCTACCAGCTGATCTCGAACCACGTGCACTATACGGGTTCGGTGCGCGGCCGCGAGATCCTCGACGACTGGGCTACGTTCCGGCCGAAATTCCGCAAGATCATGCCGGTCGAATACCGCCGCGCGCTGATCGAGATGGAACGCATGCGCATGGGCGTCGCGGCCGAATAG
- a CDS encoding glutamate synthase subunit beta: MGKVTGFLEIDRQVHKYQPASDRIRHFREFTLPMSDKEVEKQAARCMDCGIPFCHGPTGCPIHNQIPDWNDLVYNRDWDNAIRNLHSTNNFPEFTGRICPAPCEEACTLNLEDIPVAIKTVEQAIADKAYETGHIRPYPPEKKTGKRVAIIGSGPAGMAAAQQLGRAGHDVHVYERESRPGGLMRYGIPDFKIEKHYIDRRIEQMQGEGVTFHCGVNVGVDKPVAELLAEHDAVLYCGGSEAPRAANIPGDDLGGVHDAMPYLVQQNRRVGGEPIQSVAWPSHPIIAGGQHVVVVGGGDTASDCVGTAFRQGAVRVTQLDIRPQPPEKEDKLAVWPYWATKMRTSSSQAEGAEREFQVATLEFIGEDGQLTGVKCCEVDEKRKPIAGTEFVIRADLAFIAIGFAGPAAAGVAKELEGEMKITTDSRRSRNVEANDRDYKTSVDRLYAAGDVRRGQSLVVWAIREGRQAARSIDEALMGSSVLPR; the protein is encoded by the coding sequence ATGGGCAAGGTAACAGGCTTTCTCGAAATCGACCGGCAGGTGCACAAGTACCAGCCGGCCTCCGATCGCATCCGGCACTTCCGCGAGTTCACGCTGCCGATGTCGGACAAGGAGGTCGAGAAACAGGCCGCGCGCTGCATGGATTGCGGCATTCCATTCTGTCACGGGCCGACGGGCTGCCCGATCCACAACCAGATTCCGGACTGGAACGACCTCGTCTATAACAGGGACTGGGACAACGCGATCCGCAACCTGCATTCGACCAACAATTTCCCGGAGTTCACCGGCCGCATCTGCCCCGCGCCTTGCGAGGAAGCCTGCACGCTGAACCTCGAAGACATTCCGGTCGCCATCAAGACGGTGGAACAGGCAATCGCCGACAAGGCTTACGAGACCGGGCATATCAGGCCCTATCCACCGGAGAAGAAGACCGGCAAGCGGGTCGCGATCATCGGCTCCGGCCCCGCCGGCATGGCCGCTGCCCAGCAGCTTGGCCGCGCCGGTCATGACGTGCATGTCTATGAGCGCGAGAGCCGCCCGGGCGGGCTGATGCGCTACGGCATTCCCGACTTCAAGATCGAGAAGCACTATATCGATCGGCGCATCGAACAGATGCAGGGCGAGGGCGTGACCTTCCATTGCGGCGTCAATGTCGGCGTCGACAAGCCCGTCGCCGAACTGCTCGCCGAGCATGATGCCGTGCTCTATTGCGGCGGCTCGGAAGCACCGCGCGCGGCCAACATTCCGGGCGACGATCTCGGCGGCGTGCATGACGCCATGCCCTATCTGGTGCAGCAGAACCGCCGCGTCGGCGGCGAGCCGATCCAGTCGGTGGCGTGGCCGTCACATCCAATCATCGCCGGCGGACAGCATGTCGTCGTCGTCGGCGGCGGCGATACCGCGTCCGACTGCGTCGGCACCGCTTTCCGCCAGGGCGCGGTGCGCGTCACCCAGCTCGACATCCGCCCGCAGCCGCCGGAAAAGGAAGACAAGCTCGCCGTCTGGCCCTATTGGGCGACCAAGATGCGCACTTCGTCCTCGCAGGCGGAGGGTGCGGAGCGCGAGTTCCAGGTGGCGACGCTCGAATTCATCGGCGAGGACGGCCAGCTGACCGGCGTCAAGTGCTGCGAGGTCGACGAGAAGCGCAAGCCGATCGCCGGCACCGAATTCGTCATCCGCGCCGATCTCGCCTTCATCGCCATCGGCTTTGCGGGACCAGCCGCCGCCGGCGTGGCGAAGGAACTCGAGGGTGAGATGAAAATAACCACCGACAGCCGCCGCTCCCGGAATGTCGAGGCCAATGACCGCGACTACAAGACCAGCGTCGACCGGCTCTATGCGGCGGGCGATGTGCGCCGCGGCCAGTCGCTGGTCGTCTGGGCGATCCGCGAAGGCCGCCAGGCGGCGCGCTCGATCGACGAGGCGCTGATGGGCTCAAGCGTCCTTCCCCGCTGA